The Sphingosinithalassobacter sp. CS137 genome includes a region encoding these proteins:
- the scpB gene encoding SMC-Scp complex subunit ScpB: protein MSETIATERAVEAVLFAAEAPLSLAELRAHVGEAADVRGALEALERHYAGRGVQLVRRGDRWHFQTAADLAHVLRRDREESRKLSRAGIETLAIIAYHEPVTRAEIEAIRGVQISKGTLDVLMEAGWIRPAGRREVPGRPLTYVTTAEFLSHFGLASRRDLPGIDDLRAAGLLDPVDLAIEQGEVENVTEDD, encoded by the coding sequence ATGAGCGAGACGATCGCGACCGAGCGCGCGGTGGAGGCCGTGCTGTTCGCCGCCGAGGCGCCGTTGAGCCTGGCCGAGCTGCGCGCGCATGTGGGCGAAGCGGCGGACGTGCGGGGGGCGCTCGAGGCGCTCGAGCGACACTATGCGGGGCGCGGCGTGCAGCTCGTCCGGCGCGGCGACCGCTGGCACTTCCAGACCGCCGCCGATCTTGCCCATGTGCTGCGCCGCGACCGCGAGGAGAGCCGCAAGCTCAGCCGCGCGGGGATCGAGACGCTGGCGATCATCGCCTATCACGAGCCGGTGACGCGCGCCGAGATCGAGGCGATCCGCGGCGTGCAGATATCGAAGGGAACGCTCGACGTGCTGATGGAGGCGGGCTGGATCCGCCCCGCGGGCCGGCGCGAAGTCCCCGGGCGGCCGCTCACCTATGTCACCACGGCCGAATTCCTCAGCCATTTCGGGCTCGCCAGCCGGCGTGACCTTCCCGGCATCGACGATTTGCGCGCCGCCGGGTTGCTGGACCCGGTCGATCTGGCGATCGAGCAGGGCGAGGTGGAAAATGTCACAGAGGACGACTAG
- a CDS encoding twin-arginine translocase TatA/TatE family subunit produces MGGFSLMHWLVLGVVAILLLGGGRFSSMMGDVAKGIKNFKKGMAEEDEQQTPPSQIEGKRAPEPSATREAERTREEQR; encoded by the coding sequence ATGGGTGGTTTCAGCCTGATGCACTGGCTAGTGCTGGGTGTCGTCGCGATCCTTCTGCTGGGTGGCGGTCGCTTCTCCAGCATGATGGGCGACGTCGCCAAGGGCATCAAGAATTTCAAGAAGGGCATGGCCGAGGAAGACGAGCAGCAGACGCCGCCGTCGCAGATCGAGGGCAAGCGCGCTCCCGAACCTTCGGCGACTCGCGAAGCCGAGCGCACGCGCGAAGAACAGCGCTGA
- the tatB gene encoding Sec-independent protein translocase protein TatB, which yields MFDIAPTELMLVAIVALIIIGPKDLPKAMRFVGHWVGKARSVARQFRSGFDAMVREAELAEMEKKWAEENARIMREHPPTGALPAPVPAPAAVDTPPPASPAPETPAENDAPPVMVEQPVTRPDGDPAPGPSDSGDKSAS from the coding sequence ATGTTCGACATCGCGCCCACCGAGCTGATGCTGGTCGCCATCGTGGCGCTCATCATCATCGGCCCAAAGGACTTGCCCAAGGCGATGCGTTTCGTCGGCCACTGGGTCGGCAAGGCACGCAGCGTGGCGCGTCAGTTCCGCTCGGGATTCGATGCGATGGTGCGCGAAGCCGAGCTTGCCGAGATGGAGAAGAAATGGGCGGAGGAGAATGCGCGGATCATGCGCGAGCATCCGCCCACAGGCGCGCTGCCCGCGCCGGTGCCCGCACCGGCCGCGGTCGATACGCCGCCGCCGGCGTCGCCAGCGCCGGAGACGCCCGCCGAGAATGACGCGCCGCCCGTGATGGTGGAGCAGCCGGTGACGCGGCCGGACGGCGATCCCGCGCCCGGACCGTCGGACAGTGGCGACAAGAGCGCGTCATGA
- the tatC gene encoding twin-arginine translocase subunit TatC yields MTEQNEIDESQAPLLDHLIELRNRLLWCVGALLVTFFVAYYFAETIFAFLVQPLIAAGQGTIIFTQIFEAFFVRVKVAFFAALMLSFPVISNQLWQFVAPGLYKNEKRALLPFLLATPVLFLSGAALAYYVSVPVALHFLLSFQGDIGGIQQEALPSVGNYLDFVTQFLFAFGVAFLLPVLLMLLERAGIVTYEQLKSAWRYAVVGAFAISAVLTPPDVGSQFLLAIPLIGLYFLSIGGIWLTRRRRARREASEAEAGA; encoded by the coding sequence ATGACCGAGCAGAACGAAATCGACGAGAGCCAGGCGCCGCTGCTCGATCATCTGATCGAGCTGCGCAACCGGCTGCTGTGGTGCGTCGGCGCGCTGCTGGTGACGTTTTTCGTCGCTTATTATTTCGCCGAGACGATCTTCGCCTTCCTGGTCCAGCCGCTGATCGCGGCGGGGCAGGGGACGATCATCTTCACCCAGATCTTCGAGGCTTTTTTCGTTCGCGTGAAAGTGGCGTTCTTCGCCGCGCTGATGCTGTCGTTTCCGGTGATCTCGAACCAGCTGTGGCAGTTCGTCGCGCCGGGCCTGTACAAGAACGAGAAACGGGCGCTGTTGCCGTTCCTGCTGGCGACACCGGTGCTGTTCCTGTCGGGCGCGGCGCTGGCCTATTATGTCAGCGTGCCGGTGGCGCTGCATTTCCTGCTGAGCTTCCAGGGCGATATCGGCGGCATCCAGCAGGAAGCGCTGCCCTCGGTGGGCAATTACCTCGATTTCGTCACCCAGTTCCTGTTCGCGTTTGGCGTGGCATTCCTGCTGCCGGTGCTGCTGATGCTGCTCGAGCGCGCGGGCATCGTCACCTATGAGCAGCTCAAGAGCGCGTGGCGCTATGCGGTGGTGGGGGCATTCGCGATTTCGGCGGTGCTCACACCGCCCGACGTCGGATCGCAGTTCCTGCTCGCGATCCCGCTGATCGGGCTCTACTTCCTGTCGATCGGCGGCATCTGGCTTACGCGCCGCCGTCGAGCGCGCCGCGAGGCGAGCGAGGCCGAGGCCGGCGCCTGA
- a CDS encoding entericidin A/B family lipoprotein produces the protein MRRFLGVAGLAGVLLLSACNTVEGVGQDVSSAGDAVAETADDLK, from the coding sequence ATGCGTAGGTTTCTTGGAGTGGCCGGACTTGCCGGCGTCCTGCTGCTTTCGGCGTGCAACACGGTCGAAGGCGTCGGTCAGGACGTCTCCTCGGCGGGCGACGCCGTAGCCGAAACGGCCGACGATCTGAAGTGA